One region of Bacillus zhangzhouensis genomic DNA includes:
- a CDS encoding CsbA family protein, giving the protein MITKAILAIVFPFLLVILFSKVTYNHYVGIALTAALLFASYMKGYTETYFIVGLDIISLVAGALFMAKKEIEKREKAEKHQ; this is encoded by the coding sequence GTGATTACAAAAGCCATATTAGCAATAGTTTTTCCTTTCCTGCTCGTTATTTTATTTTCAAAGGTTACTTATAATCATTACGTGGGCATTGCATTAACAGCAGCGCTTTTATTTGCTTCGTACATGAAAGGCTATACAGAAACCTACTTTATTGTGGGATTAGATATTATTTCTTTAGTAGCTGGGGCTTTGTTTATGGCTAAGAAAGAAATCGAAAAGAGAGAAAAAGCTGAAAAGCATCAATGA
- the uvrA gene encoding excinuclease ABC subunit UvrA, which yields MAMERIEVKGARAHNLKNIDVNIPRDQLVVITGLSGSGKSSLAFDTIYAEGQRRYVESLSAYARQFLGQMDKPDVDAIEGLSPAISIDQKTTSRNPRSTVGTVTEIYDYLRLLYARIGKPICPIHGIEITSQTIEQMTDRILEYPERTKLQVLAPVVSGRKGTHVKVLDQIRKQGYVRVRVDGEMEDLSEDIELEKNKKHSIEVVIDRIVVKEGVAARLSDSLETALRLGEGRVMIDVIGQEELLFSEHHACPHCGFSIGELEPRMFSFNSPFGACPSCDGLGSKLEVDPELVIPHKDLTLRQHAIAPWEPQSSQYYPQLLEAVCTHYGIDMDIPVKDIPSHLLDKILYGSGSERIYFKYENDFGQVRENEIEFEGVLRNIERRYKETSSDYIREQMEKYMANQPCPTCKGYRLKKETLAVLINGKHIGEITDLSVSDALDFYEKIELSEKDLQIAQLILREIKERLSFLNNVGLDYLNLSRSAGTLSGGEAQRIRLATQIGSRLTGVLYILDEPSIGLHQRDNDRLIGTLKNMRDIGNTLIVVEHDEDTMLAADYLIDIGPGAGVHGGEVISAGTPKEVMKDPKSLTGQYLSGEKFIPLPIERRKPDGRYIEIKGAKENNLKNVNAKFPLGVFTAVTGVSGSGKSTLVNEILLKSLSQKLHRAKAKPGQHKEIKGMDHLDKVINIDQSPIGRTPRSNPATYTGVFDDVRDVFAQTNEAKVRGYKKGRFSFNVKGGRCEACRGDGIIKIEMHFLPDVYVPCEVCHGKRYNRETLEVTYKGKNIADVLEMTVEDALQFFENIPKIKRKLQTIYDVGLGYVTLGQPATTLSGGEAQRVKLASELHRRSNGRSLYILDEPTTGLHVDDIARLLKVLQRLVENGDTVLVIEHNLDIIKAADYLVDLGPEGGAGGGTIIASGTPEHIAKEEASYTGQYLKPILERDRERMKQLVKETERVPSS from the coding sequence ATGGCTATGGAACGAATAGAGGTGAAAGGTGCTAGAGCCCACAACCTTAAAAATATTGATGTGAATATCCCGCGTGACCAGCTAGTGGTCATTACGGGATTATCTGGTTCAGGAAAATCGTCGCTTGCCTTTGATACCATTTATGCAGAGGGTCAGCGCAGATACGTTGAATCTCTTTCAGCATATGCACGGCAATTTCTTGGGCAAATGGATAAACCGGATGTAGATGCCATTGAAGGCCTTTCTCCGGCGATTAGTATTGACCAGAAAACGACGAGCCGGAATCCTAGATCAACAGTTGGTACTGTCACTGAAATTTATGATTACTTGCGTCTCTTGTATGCTCGGATTGGTAAACCTATTTGTCCTATACATGGGATTGAAATTACGTCACAAACGATTGAGCAGATGACAGATCGTATTTTAGAGTATCCTGAAAGAACGAAATTGCAAGTACTTGCGCCGGTCGTATCTGGCCGCAAAGGAACCCATGTGAAAGTACTTGATCAAATTCGGAAGCAAGGCTATGTTCGAGTGAGAGTCGATGGAGAGATGGAAGACCTTTCAGAAGATATCGAGCTTGAAAAGAACAAGAAGCATTCCATTGAAGTTGTCATTGATCGAATTGTGGTGAAGGAAGGTGTTGCTGCTCGGCTGTCTGACTCCCTTGAAACGGCGCTTCGCCTGGGCGAAGGCCGAGTGATGATTGATGTGATTGGACAAGAAGAGCTGTTATTCAGCGAACATCATGCTTGTCCGCACTGCGGGTTCTCTATTGGTGAGCTTGAGCCGAGAATGTTTTCATTTAATAGTCCTTTTGGTGCCTGCCCGAGCTGTGATGGGCTCGGTTCTAAACTGGAAGTCGACCCTGAACTTGTCATTCCTCATAAGGATCTGACTTTAAGGCAGCATGCCATTGCACCATGGGAGCCGCAAAGCTCGCAATACTATCCTCAGCTTCTTGAAGCTGTATGTACACATTATGGCATCGACATGGACATTCCAGTGAAAGATATCCCATCACATTTATTAGATAAAATTTTATATGGAAGTGGATCTGAACGGATTTATTTTAAATACGAAAATGATTTTGGCCAGGTACGTGAAAATGAAATTGAGTTTGAAGGTGTTCTTCGTAATATTGAACGGCGTTATAAGGAAACCAGCTCAGATTATATTCGTGAGCAAATGGAAAAATATATGGCCAATCAGCCATGTCCGACATGTAAAGGATATCGTCTGAAAAAAGAAACGTTGGCGGTTCTGATCAATGGCAAGCATATCGGAGAAATCACCGATTTGTCTGTCTCTGATGCCCTTGATTTCTATGAAAAAATTGAGTTGTCTGAGAAAGATTTACAGATTGCCCAGCTCATTTTGCGTGAAATCAAAGAGCGTTTGTCCTTCTTAAATAATGTGGGATTAGATTATCTGAATTTGAGCCGGTCGGCTGGGACATTATCAGGCGGAGAGGCGCAGCGGATTCGTCTGGCGACTCAAATCGGGTCAAGGCTGACAGGTGTTCTTTATATATTAGATGAACCATCCATCGGTCTGCATCAGCGCGATAATGACCGTTTGATCGGGACGTTGAAAAACATGCGCGACATTGGGAACACACTGATTGTCGTAGAGCATGATGAAGATACCATGCTAGCTGCTGATTATTTAATAGATATTGGACCTGGGGCAGGAGTTCATGGAGGAGAAGTGATTTCAGCTGGAACGCCGAAAGAAGTCATGAAAGACCCGAAATCATTAACAGGGCAATATTTATCTGGTGAGAAATTTATCCCGCTGCCAATTGAGAGAAGAAAGCCTGACGGCCGCTATATTGAGATAAAAGGTGCAAAAGAAAACAACCTGAAAAACGTTAATGCGAAGTTTCCCCTGGGTGTTTTTACAGCTGTGACCGGAGTATCCGGCTCAGGGAAAAGTACGCTTGTGAATGAAATTCTATTAAAATCACTTTCACAAAAATTGCACAGAGCGAAGGCGAAGCCAGGACAGCACAAAGAAATCAAAGGAATGGATCATTTAGATAAGGTCATTAATATTGATCAATCTCCAATTGGCCGTACACCAAGATCCAACCCTGCCACGTATACAGGTGTTTTTGATGATGTGCGGGATGTGTTTGCACAAACCAACGAAGCAAAGGTACGAGGCTATAAAAAAGGCAGATTCAGCTTTAACGTCAAAGGCGGGCGCTGTGAGGCATGTCGCGGGGATGGCATCATTAAAATTGAAATGCACTTTTTGCCAGATGTGTATGTACCTTGTGAAGTGTGTCACGGTAAACGTTATAACCGCGAAACACTCGAGGTCACATATAAAGGGAAAAACATTGCTGATGTGCTTGAAATGACTGTGGAGGACGCACTCCAATTTTTCGAGAATATCCCGAAAATTAAGCGGAAGCTTCAAACGATTTATGATGTTGGGCTAGGGTACGTGACACTTGGTCAGCCTGCAACAACATTGTCCGGGGGAGAGGCGCAGCGCGTGAAATTGGCATCTGAGCTTCACCGCCGTTCAAACGGAAGGTCTCTTTATATTTTGGACGAGCCGACAACAGGTCTGCATGTGGATGATATTGCCCGTTTATTAAAAGTGCTTCAGCGTTTGGTTGAAAACGGGGATACGGTGCTGGTCATTGAGCACAACCTTGACATTATCAAGGCTGCTGATTACCTCGTTGATCTCGGACCAGAAGGCGGTGCAGGCGGAGGAACGATCATTGCCTCTGGAACACCTGAGCACATTGCAAAAGAAGAAGCATCTTACACAGGTCAATATTTGAAGCCTATTTTAGAGCGTGACCGTGAACGCATGAAACAGCTGGTTAAAGAAACAGAAAGGGTACCTTCTTCATAA
- a CDS encoding PEP-utilizing enzyme, with protein MYSVLIHAAEESASLAGAKGLNLIKLNNHGLPVPDGFIIKTNSFASFLSYHHLQPAEQNLSQKIKEASFPSQMEAELLSSFQSLRKTYPSVAVRSSSVAEDLKGASFAGQYETYLNIKTNEEFLQAVKECWSSYFAARVTEYKEEMNENEEEMPLMAVVVQGLIHSDVSGVIFSENPVSGKTNEMMMTASYGLGEAIVSGLVTPDTFIVDKESFLIEKTLGAKELQIVPFQEGVIEQPVAEKMAGQFCLNDNQLIEITQITKQVEALYGHGVDIEFGIADGTFYLLQARPITTAFPKAVKETAGASFQMQPEELQDFWISMDDHMPGPTSPLFSSLIIPALKNGMKKNGKKYQVPDMNIKDIKLYRGHLYSAPALSQAEEGAAHVFDESIFELFPHLSERMYEILEKNFFPFYEKLDRQMNETMTIEKAIIGFDELRDFYIQAYDDHFDIVIPQIILSAIIEEMLVTYTGDQTKVVLLHEMMIGVMNKSLETDKVLSDIAKEVLQDPELHQAFSHYEKNSELLHALNHSEKGKHFISTLADFLQVYGWRSVKSHDLTDETWAENPEFILDIIRNNIQSQCDFDEEFAKAVIKRQETYKHFMSQVKDESFKTKFETLYQFALQAANIRDDHHFYIDAMLDAKARVYLLKIGELLAKKGAIPHQEDLWYLYDEEVQKALTTSISFESVIQQRRMEMKDNAAIQPPAYIGTPTEAELQQVERMLGSLRENEHNTHDVIHGIGASSGIVSGRVNVITCADEFSQFQKDDILVCKTTTPLWTSLFRDAKAVITDAGGILSHSAIIAREYMMPAVLGTRIATETLQSGDLVTVDGSNGRIQILKQHSRV; from the coding sequence ATGTATTCAGTTTTAATTCATGCGGCTGAAGAATCCGCATCACTCGCAGGGGCAAAAGGCCTAAATTTAATCAAATTAAACAATCACGGCCTGCCAGTTCCAGATGGATTTATTATCAAAACCAACAGCTTTGCAAGCTTTCTTTCATATCACCATCTGCAGCCAGCAGAACAAAACCTTTCTCAAAAAATCAAAGAAGCATCGTTTCCTTCACAAATGGAAGCAGAGCTGCTTTCGTCTTTTCAATCCTTGCGGAAGACTTACCCCTCAGTTGCAGTTCGATCCTCTTCTGTTGCTGAAGATCTCAAAGGCGCCTCATTTGCAGGACAGTACGAGACCTATTTAAATATCAAAACAAATGAAGAATTTTTACAGGCGGTCAAAGAATGCTGGTCTTCTTATTTTGCAGCGAGAGTCACAGAATATAAGGAAGAGATGAATGAAAACGAGGAAGAAATGCCGCTCATGGCCGTTGTCGTCCAAGGATTGATCCATTCTGACGTCTCCGGTGTCATCTTTAGTGAAAATCCAGTATCAGGAAAAACAAATGAAATGATGATGACAGCAAGCTATGGATTGGGAGAGGCAATTGTCTCCGGTCTTGTGACACCAGACACGTTTATTGTAGATAAAGAGAGCTTTTTGATTGAAAAAACACTTGGGGCGAAAGAGCTGCAAATTGTTCCGTTCCAAGAGGGTGTTATCGAGCAGCCAGTAGCGGAGAAAATGGCTGGCCAGTTTTGCCTGAACGATAATCAATTGATAGAAATCACACAAATCACGAAACAAGTAGAAGCGCTTTACGGACATGGAGTCGATATCGAATTTGGAATTGCAGATGGTACGTTTTATTTACTTCAAGCAAGGCCGATTACCACAGCATTCCCAAAAGCAGTAAAGGAAACAGCGGGTGCTTCTTTTCAAATGCAGCCAGAAGAGCTGCAGGATTTCTGGATTTCAATGGACGATCATATGCCTGGTCCAACGAGCCCACTTTTCTCAAGCCTGATCATACCAGCCTTAAAAAACGGGATGAAGAAAAATGGAAAAAAGTATCAAGTACCTGATATGAACATCAAAGATATTAAGCTTTACAGAGGCCACCTTTATTCAGCACCGGCACTGTCTCAAGCAGAAGAAGGTGCTGCACACGTTTTTGATGAAAGTATATTTGAATTATTTCCGCATTTAAGTGAACGGATGTATGAGATTCTAGAGAAAAACTTCTTCCCATTTTACGAAAAACTTGATCGCCAAATGAATGAAACTATGACCATTGAAAAAGCCATCATTGGCTTTGATGAATTAAGGGATTTTTATATACAAGCATATGATGATCATTTTGATATCGTCATACCACAAATCATTCTATCAGCCATAATTGAAGAGATGCTTGTAACGTATACTGGTGATCAAACCAAAGTCGTCTTGCTTCATGAAATGATGATAGGCGTAATGAACAAATCTCTTGAAACAGACAAAGTGCTATCTGATATAGCAAAGGAAGTCCTTCAAGATCCAGAACTTCATCAAGCATTTAGTCATTATGAAAAGAACTCGGAGCTGTTACATGCGCTCAATCACTCGGAAAAAGGAAAGCATTTCATTTCGACCTTGGCGGATTTTCTCCAAGTTTATGGCTGGCGATCTGTTAAAAGTCATGACCTGACAGATGAGACTTGGGCAGAAAACCCAGAGTTTATATTAGATATCATCAGAAATAACATCCAGTCCCAATGTGATTTTGATGAAGAATTTGCAAAAGCAGTTATCAAAAGACAAGAGACGTATAAACATTTTATGAGTCAAGTGAAGGATGAATCGTTCAAAACGAAATTTGAGACACTGTATCAATTTGCCCTTCAAGCAGCGAATATCCGAGATGACCACCACTTCTATATTGATGCCATGTTAGATGCAAAAGCCCGTGTATATCTATTAAAAATTGGTGAACTTCTTGCAAAAAAAGGAGCCATTCCTCATCAAGAAGATCTTTGGTATCTCTATGATGAAGAGGTACAAAAAGCGCTCACAACGTCTATCTCTTTCGAGTCGGTTATCCAGCAAAGAAGAATGGAAATGAAAGATAATGCAGCCATTCAACCACCCGCTTACATTGGCACACCAACTGAAGCTGAATTGCAGCAAGTGGAAAGAATGCTTGGTTCATTAAGAGAAAATGAACACAACACACATGATGTAATCCATGGAATTGGCGCATCCAGCGGTATTGTTTCTGGAAGAGTAAACGTCATTACATGTGCTGACGAATTCTCACAATTTCAAAAGGATGATATTTTAGTTTGTAAAACGACCACACCTTTGTGGACAAGCTTATTTAGAGATGCAAAAGCAGTCATCACCGATGCTGGAGGCATTTTATCTCATTCAGCTATTATCGCAAGAGAGTATATGATGCCAGCTGTCTTAGGTACTAGAATAGCAACTGAAACACTTCAATCCGGTGACCTTGTGACAGTAGATGGCAGCAATGGACGCATTCAGATATTAAAGCAGCATTCACGTGTATAA
- the uvrB gene encoding excinuclease ABC subunit UvrB encodes MSDRFELVSNYQPQGDQPKAIEKLVEGIHQGKQHQTLLGATGTGKTFTVSNLIKEVNKPTLVIAHNKTLAGQLYSEFKEFFPNNAVEYFVSYYDYYQPEAYVPQTDTFIEKDASINDEIDKLRHSATSSLFERRDVIIIASVSCIYGLGSPEEYRELVLSLRTEMEIERNQLLRKLVDIQYSRNDIDFQRGTFRVRGDVVEIFPASRDEHCIRVEFFGDEIERIREVDALTGEILGDRDHVAIFPASHFVTREEKMEKAIINIEQELEAQLEKLRGNGKLLEAQRLEQRTRYDLEMMREMGFCSGIENYSRHLTLRPPGSTPYTLLDYFPDDFMIVVDESHVTIPQIRAMYNGDQARKQVLVDHGFRLPSALDNRPLTFEEFEKHINHIVHVSATPGPYELEKTPEVVEQIIRPTGLLDPIIEVRPIEGQIDDLIGEIHARIEKNERVLVTTLTKKMSEDLTDYLKEIGIKVNYLHSEIKTLERIEIIRDLRLGKYDVLVGINLLREGLDIPEVSLVAILDADKEGFLRSERSLIQTIGRAARNAEGRVIMYADNMTKSMDIAIQETKRRRKQQEAYNEKFGITPQTIHKKIRDVIKATKIQEDSEEYETKAAPKLSKMSKKEREKVIEKIEMEMKDAAKALDFEKAAELRDLLLELKAEG; translated from the coding sequence GTGAGTGACCGCTTTGAATTAGTTTCTAACTATCAGCCCCAAGGAGATCAGCCAAAGGCGATTGAAAAGCTTGTTGAGGGGATCCATCAGGGGAAACAGCATCAAACGCTGTTAGGTGCTACAGGTACGGGAAAGACCTTTACGGTTTCCAACCTGATCAAAGAAGTGAACAAACCGACACTTGTCATTGCACATAATAAGACACTTGCCGGTCAGTTATACAGCGAATTCAAGGAATTTTTTCCGAATAATGCTGTTGAATATTTTGTGAGTTACTATGATTATTATCAGCCAGAGGCATATGTGCCTCAGACTGATACATTTATTGAGAAGGATGCCAGCATCAATGATGAGATTGATAAGCTGAGACACTCGGCTACGTCCTCGTTATTTGAGAGAAGGGATGTCATCATCATTGCCAGTGTGTCCTGTATTTATGGCTTAGGTTCGCCAGAGGAATACAGGGAGCTTGTGCTGTCTTTGCGCACTGAAATGGAGATTGAACGCAATCAGCTCCTTCGTAAGCTGGTGGATATTCAGTATTCTCGTAATGATATAGATTTTCAGCGTGGAACCTTCCGAGTCAGAGGAGACGTTGTTGAGATTTTTCCTGCTTCACGAGATGAGCATTGTATCAGAGTGGAGTTTTTCGGTGATGAAATTGAACGTATTCGTGAAGTGGATGCACTGACTGGAGAAATACTTGGTGATCGTGATCATGTGGCTATTTTTCCAGCATCTCACTTCGTCACAAGAGAAGAAAAAATGGAAAAAGCAATTATTAATATTGAACAAGAGCTTGAAGCGCAGCTTGAAAAGCTTCGTGGAAATGGAAAATTGCTTGAAGCGCAGCGCCTTGAGCAGCGGACAAGATATGACCTTGAGATGATGAGAGAGATGGGCTTTTGTTCAGGAATCGAGAACTATTCAAGACATCTGACCTTGCGTCCTCCTGGTTCAACACCTTACACACTGCTTGATTATTTCCCAGATGATTTTATGATTGTTGTCGATGAGTCGCATGTGACGATTCCGCAAATCCGCGCCATGTACAACGGGGACCAAGCTAGAAAGCAAGTGTTGGTTGACCACGGATTCCGCTTGCCGTCAGCACTTGATAACAGACCGCTCACCTTTGAAGAGTTTGAAAAGCATATCAATCATATTGTGCATGTATCAGCAACGCCTGGTCCGTACGAGCTTGAGAAAACACCAGAGGTCGTGGAACAAATTATTCGTCCAACAGGTTTACTTGATCCAATTATTGAAGTGCGTCCAATTGAAGGACAAATTGATGACTTAATTGGAGAAATTCATGCGCGAATTGAGAAAAATGAGCGTGTGCTCGTGACCACACTGACGAAGAAAATGTCTGAGGATCTCACAGATTACTTAAAAGAAATCGGAATCAAGGTGAACTACCTGCATTCAGAGATTAAGACCCTTGAACGGATTGAGATCATCCGTGATTTGCGTCTCGGTAAATATGATGTGCTTGTTGGAATCAACCTTCTTCGTGAAGGACTGGATATTCCAGAAGTGTCGCTCGTGGCAATTTTAGATGCGGATAAAGAAGGCTTTTTGCGCTCTGAAAGATCCCTCATCCAGACGATTGGCCGTGCAGCGAGAAATGCAGAAGGCCGGGTCATTATGTATGCAGACAATATGACAAAATCGATGGACATTGCGATTCAAGAAACGAAGCGAAGACGAAAGCAGCAAGAAGCATATAACGAGAAGTTTGGGATTACCCCGCAAACCATCCATAAGAAAATTCGAGATGTCATTAAGGCAACAAAGATACAGGAGGATTCAGAAGAATACGAAACAAAAGCAGCACCAAAGCTTTCGAAAATGAGCAAAAAAGAACGAGAAAAAGTGATCGAAAAAATCGAGATGGAAATGAAAGATGCAGCAAAAGCGCTTGATTTTGAAAAAGCAGCAGAATTAAGAGATTTATTGCTAGAGCTAAAAGCGGAAGGATGA